ATATGTCGAGTAATAGCAACACGTGCAGCTTCTATTTGTATGTTTGATATCCATCCCCGCTCAAGTATCTGAAGACCATATTCTCCAAAACTGATCGTGGTACCGTTTGTTGCATTACCTTTAAGCTTTCCGCGTTGTGACTTTCTATACTTAACCCTCTTGGGAAGCAACGGCATCGTACATCTCCTTTATATTTTCTTTTCTTCAGCAGCAGCGTTCTCAGAATTATCTTGCTCGAGTGCTTGCTCTCTTTTCTTTTTAAGCGGTGATTTCTCACCTTTGCAAACCCATACTTTTACTCCAATGAGACCGTAGGTAGTATGAGATTCTGCAAAACCATAATCAATATCTGCCCGCAAAGTATGTAATGGTATCTTCCCGTCTTTTGCCCCATCCACACGCGCTATTTCAGCACCGTTTAGTCTTCCGGCACATCTGATCTTAATACCCACAGCGCCTGCGTCCATTGCAGCTTTAATCGACTTTTTCATTGCACGCTTATACGAAACTCTTTTTGCTATTTGAAGCGCTATGTTCTCGGAAACTAATTGCGCGTCAAGTTCGGCCCTTTTTATTTCTTCAATATCTATAACAACTTCTTTTTTTGTCATGAGATATAAATCTTCTTTAATTCTGTCAATCTCAGCACCTTTTCTTCCAATAACCACTCCCGGGCGAGAAGAGTGCAGGGTGATACGAATCTTATCAGCTGTTCTTTCAATTAATATACGAGAAATACCTGCTGAAAGAAGTCTCTTTTTGATAAACTTTCTTATCTTAAGATCTTCATGAATAGCAGCCGGATAATCTTTCTTATCACAAAACCATCGTGATGCCCAATTTTTATATACCGTTACTCGTATGCCTATCGGATTGACCTTTTGTCCCACAATACCTCCTCAACAATTCCTTTTATTTATTTGTCATACCCTTTTTTTCGTGCTGTCCAATCGCTTTTTGATCTTTGGATCTGACTACTTTATGTTGTGCTTTAGATTTTATTTTCTTATCTAGCTTTTGTAGTTTCTCTTGTGCTTTTGTATGCCCTGGTTTTTTCTTGTTGTTAGTTTTTCCCGTACCAGTATGCGGCTGAACAGCTTTTTGTTTAGTGTGCACCGCACTCACTTCGTCTTTGACACCGTCAGAAAGCACAATAGTGATATGACTTGTTTTCTTTTGTATCGGCGTCGCTCGCCCCATTGCTCTGGGGATAAATCGCTTTATTATAGGACCGCCGTCAACATACACTTCTTTCACAATAAGACTGTCAAGATCCTCAACTTCTTTAACCTTAGCGTTTGCGACAGCGCTTTTTAATGTCTTCCCAACAATCTTCGCTGCTTTTGAATTTGTGAAATTAAGCGTATTGATCGCAGCATTAACACGAGCTCCACGAATCAAATCTACTACATTCCTCGCTCTGCGAGTTGATACTCTTACATATTTTGTAATTGCTCTAACTTCCATTACAATTATTCTCCATTCAGTATTTTTAATAAGGAGATCTTACCACAAGGCACATTTGCGTTATTTATTAGCTGCTGTTTTATCAGCACCAGAACTATGTCTTCGAAATGTACGTGTTGGAGAAAATTCACCTAACTTATGTCCTACCATATTTTCAGAAACAAAAACCGGAAGAAACTTTCTTCCATTATGAACCATGAATGTATGTCCTACAAATTCAGGAACAATCATACTTCGTCTTGACCATGTTTTTACAGGCGATTTATGTGCGGACCGATTTAATTTCTCAATCTTTTTCATCAATTTCTCATCGATGAATGGTCCTTTTTTTACTGATCTCCCCATTGTTCCTCCTGTTACAGTTACTCATATTTACACGAAAAAAAGAGCGGCTATTATATAATAAACACTCGCAGATGCAAGAACTATTTTTTCTTTTTTCCTTTTCTCGGCTTTACGATGTATTTTGTTGATTTTCTTTTGCTTCTTGTCTTAGCACCTTTTGCCAGCTTACCCCATGGAGAACACGGATGTCTACCGCCGGATGAACGTCCTTCACCACCACCCATTGGATGATCTACAGGATTCATTGCGACACCTCTTACATGAGGGCGTCTCCCTAACCATTTTTTGCGTCCAGCTTTGCCTAGCGATATCGATTCATGTTCGATATTCCCTACTTGCCCTATTGTTGCAGTACAAACAATCGGCACTAACCGAACTTCACCAGAAGGAAGTTTGACATGCGCATTCTTTCCTTCTTTTGCCATAACTTCAGCACGTGCTCCTGCGCTACGTACAAGTTGCGCACCACGGCCTTTTTTTAGCTCAATATTGTGTATAGGCATACCAATAGGTATTTCTTCTAGTGGCATGGTGTTTCCGACTGCGATCTCTTGCTTTATTCCTGAAACGAGGATATCATCTACCTTCAAACCAACAGGAGCTATTATATAACGTTTCTCACCGTCTTTGTATACCAAAAGCGCTATCCGTGCAGACCGATTTGGATCATATTCAATGGATGCAACACGTGCAGGAATACCTAATTTATTACGCTTAAAATCGATCATCCTATATTTTCTCTTGTGTCCACCACCAATATGGCGTGACGTAATACGCCCCATACTGTTTCGCCCACCAGTTTTTGATGTCTTCTTCAATAACCGTTTCTCAGGCTTGTTCTTTGTGATTTCTGCAAAATCTGACACTGTTGCAAATCTTCGTGTAGATGTCGTTGGTTTATATTTTTTTATACCCATTCTTTACCTTCCTTACTCTCTCTAGATATTTTCAGCACTATTATTATTTTATTTCGATCTTGTCACCTTTTTTTAAAGTGACAATAGCTTTCTTTATTGCTGAAGTCATTCCAGCAACACGACGAACTCTTTTCATCTTTCCGCGCTGATTAATAATATTTACTGCTTCAACTTTAACATTAAATAACTTTTGGACAGCATTTCTAATTTCGATTTTGTTTGATCTGCGATCGACTTCGAACAAATATTTATTATGCTTTTCTGTTAATTCTGTCCCTTTTTCTGTTACTAACGTCGTTTTTATAACTATGTTTGGATCTCTCACGATTCCCCCCTTCCACTCACGGTGCACTTACATATATTATTTGCTAAATCTCTTGAGAACTTTTTCAAAAGCTTCTTTTGTTGTTACAATTTTTTTATGCGCTAATATATAATAAGTGTTTATTTCTTCAGATTTTATCACTTTTACTTCTTTTAAGTTTCTTGCTGATTTTTCAACATTCACATTTTTCTTATCGAGCACTAATAACACGCTACTACCGGCATTAATCTTTTCTAGCAATGCGATAAAATCTTTTGTTTTAATATTTTCCATCTCTAACGATTCAAGAACAATAATTGCGTTATTGTTTAATCTTTCTGCTATCACATGCTTTAAAGCACTCTTTTTTACTTTTTGAGGTAAAGTAATAGTAAAACTTCTCGGACGAGGGCCAAACGCTACTGCGCCTTTCCTCCACACCGGTGAACTCTTATCTCCAATACGTGCACGTCCGGTTCCTTTTTGTCTCCACGGTTTTTCACCAGAAAAACTTACCTCAGAGCGTGTTTTTGTACATGCCGTACCAGAACGCTGATTTGCTAAATATGCTTCTACACAGTCGCGAACAATCTTTTCATTTGCTTTATACTCAGCAATTTCCTGCGCAACATCAATTGTACTTACTGATTTTCCATTTTTATCTAATACTTCCAACGTTGACATAACTGACCTCTTCTCTTAATATATTTTGCCTGTCACTCAAACGGTAAACATAAACGTTTATTTATATTGCTTACCACTTACAGCTTATAGCTTATTTATACTTTTATCTTAATATCAACGCCAGACGGAAGATTAAGCTTTTTTAATTCATCTACCGTTTTAGCTGTTGGATTAACGATATCCAAAAACCTCTTGTATGTCCTTATTTCAAACTGTTCACGTGATTTTTTATCAACGTGAGGTGAACGCAAAACTGTAAAGCGTTCCGTTCGTGTAGGAAGAGGTACTGGCCCCACTACTCGCGAACCAGTTCTCTTTGCCGTTTCAACAATAGACTCTGCAGACTGATCCAAAAGTCGGTGATCATATGCCTTTAACCGTATTCTTATTTTTTGTCCTTCCACCACAGTGACTCCTTTGTTTATCACCTCCTGGTATTTTCATCCCTTTTGCGAAAACACCAAGAACTTTTAACTGTTTCTTTTTATTCAACAATATCAGAGATTCTACCGGCGCCGATTGTTCGTCCGCCTTCTCGTATCGCAAATCTCAAACCTTTTTCCATCGCTACCGGCACAATCAACTCCAACTCGATCGCTACATTATCTCCC
This sequence is a window from Candidatus Ancaeobacter aquaticus. Protein-coding genes within it:
- the rplD gene encoding 50S ribosomal protein L4; the encoded protein is MSTLEVLDKNGKSVSTIDVAQEIAEYKANEKIVRDCVEAYLANQRSGTACTKTRSEVSFSGEKPWRQKGTGRARIGDKSSPVWRKGAVAFGPRPRSFTITLPQKVKKSALKHVIAERLNNNAIIVLESLEMENIKTKDFIALLEKINAGSSVLLVLDKKNVNVEKSARNLKEVKVIKSEEINTYYILAHKKIVTTKEAFEKVLKRFSK
- the tuf gene encoding elongation factor Tu (EF-Tu; promotes GTP-dependent binding of aminoacyl-tRNA to the A-site of ribosomes during protein biosynthesis; when the tRNA anticodon matches the mRNA codon, GTP hydrolysis results; the inactive EF-Tu-GDP leaves the ribosome and release of GDP is promoted by elongation factor Ts; many prokaryotes have two copies of the gene encoding EF-Tu), which gives rise to GDNVAIELELIVPVAMEKGLRFAIREGGRTIGAGRISDIVE
- the rplB gene encoding 50S ribosomal protein L2, whose translation is MGIKKYKPTTSTRRFATVSDFAEITKNKPEKRLLKKTSKTGGRNSMGRITSRHIGGGHKRKYRMIDFKRNKLGIPARVASIEYDPNRSARIALLVYKDGEKRYIIAPVGLKVDDILVSGIKQEIAVGNTMPLEEIPIGMPIHNIELKKGRGAQLVRSAGARAEVMAKEGKNAHVKLPSGEVRLVPIVCTATIGQVGNIEHESISLGKAGRKKWLGRRPHVRGVAMNPVDHPMGGGEGRSSGGRHPCSPWGKLAKGAKTRSKRKSTKYIVKPRKGKKKK
- the rplW gene encoding 50S ribosomal protein L23 codes for the protein MRDPNIVIKTTLVTEKGTELTEKHNKYLFEVDRRSNKIEIRNAVQKLFNVKVEAVNIINQRGKMKRVRRVAGMTSAIKKAIVTLKKGDKIEIK
- the rpsS gene encoding 30S ribosomal protein S19; amino-acid sequence: MGRSVKKGPFIDEKLMKKIEKLNRSAHKSPVKTWSRRSMIVPEFVGHTFMVHNGRKFLPVFVSENMVGHKLGEFSPTRTFRRHSSGADKTAANK
- the rpsC gene encoding 30S ribosomal protein S3, whose amino-acid sequence is MGQKVNPIGIRVTVYKNWASRWFCDKKDYPAAIHEDLKIRKFIKKRLLSAGISRILIERTADKIRITLHSSRPGVVIGRKGAEIDRIKEDLYLMTKKEVVIDIEEIKRAELDAQLVSENIALQIAKRVSYKRAMKKSIKAAMDAGAVGIKIRCAGRLNGAEIARVDGAKDGKIPLHTLRADIDYGFAESHTTYGLIGVKVWVCKGEKSPLKKKREQALEQDNSENAAAEEKKI
- the rpsJ gene encoding 30S ribosomal protein S10, which codes for MEGQKIRIRLKAYDHRLLDQSAESIVETAKRTGSRVVGPVPLPTRTERFTVLRSPHVDKKSREQFEIRTYKRFLDIVNPTAKTVDELKKLNLPSGVDIKIKV
- the rplV gene encoding 50S ribosomal protein L22, translating into MEVRAITKYVRVSTRRARNVVDLIRGARVNAAINTLNFTNSKAAKIVGKTLKSAVANAKVKEVEDLDSLIVKEVYVDGGPIIKRFIPRAMGRATPIQKKTSHITIVLSDGVKDEVSAVHTKQKAVQPHTGTGKTNNKKKPGHTKAQEKLQKLDKKIKSKAQHKVVRSKDQKAIGQHEKKGMTNK